The sequence CCATATGGAAAGAGTACTGTTTATGGTAACCTAAAATTACCCTAGTGTAACAGTTGAAAATTCCCCTAGAGGAAATATATAATATCCCTATGACATCATAGGGGAGGACAGGGGAGTGATTACTTTAATGAATAAACAAGAAATTATTTTATCAAATTTAAGAGATGGGGTTTCTCAATGGGAAATCCATAGAAGGACAGGCATTGACCGTAAGACAATTAGAAAGTATATCAGAGAGTATGAGGCAAAGAAGGCAGAATTAGTAGGAAATGAAATAGAAGATACTACTCTAATCGAAGATTTAGTATCACCACCAAAGTATAAGGCAAGAAAGCCAGTGAAGAGAAAATTGACTGATGAAATTATTGGCGAGATCAATAACTACCTAAAAGAAAATGAAGAGAAACAAAATACAGGTAGAAGAAAGCAGCAAAAGAAGAAGATTGATATATTTGAGTGCCTATCCGAGAAAGGCTATGACATAAGCTATTCAACTGTCTGTAGCTATATTAGAAAGGTTGAAAAAGAAAGTAAGGAAGCCTACATTCGTCAAGAATACTCATATGGAGATAGTACTGAGTTTGATTGGGGTTATGTAAAGTTAATAATTGGAGGAAAGCCAAAGACTTTTCAGATGGGAGCATTTGCAAATGCCATGGGGAACCACCGGTATGCTCACCTTTATCACAATCAGAAAATGGAGAGTTTCCTTGACGTTCATGTGCGTTTTTTCAAAAAAATGAATGGTGTCCATCGGACAGTAGTATACGATAACATGAAAGTAGCAGTAAAAAGCTTTGCTGCTAAGAATGAAAAGGAACCAACTGATGACTTACTAAAACTATCTCTTTATTATGGATTTAGATATCGATTTTGCAATATAGCCAAAGGGAATGAAAAAGGTCGAGTTGAGCGAAGTGTTGAGTACATTAGAAGAAAGGCATTTAGTAAAAGGGACACCTTTGATAGCTTAGAAGAAGCTAATGAGTATTTAGAAAAAGAACTAGATAAACTTAACTCAAAGCCCACAAAAGCAAATGGCGGGAAAAGCCCTAGGGAGGTTTTAGAGGAAGAACAAAAGCACCTCCTTTCCCTAATGCCTGATTATGATACTGCAAGAACAGCAGAGTATAGAGTTAGTAAATACTCAACAATAAGCATTGATGAAAATAAATATTCTGTACCTGATCACTTGGTAGGAAAGTTCGTTTTCGTTAAGATATATCCTCACCAAATCCAGATTTATTATGACCAACAGAAAATTGCAGAACATAAAAGAAGTTATGGCAACTTTACTTGGACACTTAATATTGAGCACTACGTTAATACAATAAAAAAGAAGCCTGGGTCCCTTCATTCAAGCGCCGCCATACGCCAAATGGATACCAAGCTCCAAAAAATATATCATAACTATTATACCGAAAATCCTAGAGAATTCATAGAGCTTCTTGAAATTATTGGCGAAAAAGGTCTATATCCAACATTAAAAATCATAGAAAGACTTGAAAGAATCAGCATAACCAGTGTTAGCACAGAGAAGATAAAACTGCTGATTAACAGAGAAGAGGAACCACAAACAAAGATTATTGAAAGGACTACTGATATTATTGCAAACTCAAAGTTCATATTAAATCACTATGGAAAACTCTTAGGCAATAATCAAGCAGCCTTTCAAAAGGAGGCTACGATAATATGATGCAGAAAGAGACCATTAAAAGAATTAATGAACTTTGTAAAGAATTGAAGCTGCCAGGAACTAGCAAAGATTATCAAGAAAGGATAGATGAAGCCTACAGAGGAAGTTTATCTTATGAGGACTTTTTAATTGACCTTTTAGAAAAAGAATATGATTTGCGGAAAGAAAATGGTCGTAAAAACCGCATAAGAAACGCTAAATTCCCCTACAAAAAGTACCTAGAAGACCTTTCCATTAAAGACCTACCTGCTGATGCAGGGGAAAAAGTTAAAATCTTCTCCACCCTAAAATTCATAGAGACAGGTCAAAACATAATACTAGCTGGAAACCCAGGGACTGGTAAGAGTCACATGGCCATCGGACTAGGCATAAAAGCCTGTAATGCGGGCTACAAGGTTTTGTTTACAACAATACCTCTACTAGTTAATGAGCTTAAAGAATGCCGCTCACAGAAGACTCTTAGAAGCTTTGAGAACCGTTTTGAAAAATATGATTTGATCATAGCAGACGAGCTTGGATATATATCCTTTGATAAAGAAGCATCCGAACTACTTTTTACTTACTTATCTTTAAGAGCGGGGAGAAAGTCGACTATCATAACAACCAATCTTTCTTTTGATCGCTGGGAAGAGATTTTCAAAGATCCAGTTATGACTGCTGCAATGGTAGATCGCTTAACTCACAAGTCTTACATTGTAAATATGAACGGTAACTCCTATCGCTTAAAAGAAACTCAAGACTGGCTAAATCAGCAATAATTTTTTTGCTCCTCTAGGGGAAAATTAAATTACTATTTAGAGGAATTTTCAGTTGACAATTACAAGTACAGAAGACTATATAATTACACTTAATGAAAACAACTATAGTCTCAATAATATATGTCATGAAAAAATAAATAATATTCCTGATGGCAGTGGAGAATCCCTTGCACAAATAGAAATAAAAGAAAAATTTATTTTAGCAATTAATCCCATACAAATAACCATTAGAGAAAAAGGTACTAATCGAATACATATTGAGGACAATATATTTATACTTCAATCTTTAAGATATGAATTTGATAAGAAATATTATTACAAGGAAGACGAAGCTATTCTAACAGGACTGTATGCAGATGATATTAATTTAGCCGAAAAGGTAAATGACTCTACTAAAATAAATCTCAGAAAAAATAAATCGTATAAAACTCAAATTTTACATAAAAACAATAGGTACTGGCTAACCATTGAAATCCCAATACTATACTGGAAGTTTGATAATGTAAAATCAGATATGAAAACAAGCAGATATATTTGGCATGAAGACGTAGAAACTTACAATCTTTTCATCAACTATCCAAGTGATATTAAACCACCAGGGCTGCATGTAATAACAGAAAGCAGTATTGAAGTTATTCAAGGAAAATTCACAAGGGAGGGCTACAAATATTCACTAGAGTACCTGTTTAAAGTCACAAACCAAGGCCCCATATCACTTGGGGTGATAATAGACGGTAACCAAGAGGCAATCACAGAGATTCACTTTAATCCTGTGATTAAAAACCTAAGTGTAGCCTACTATGACAATAATTCTCTTATCAATGGACTAGTTGCAAGCTGGAGCTTTTTAGGAAGTGGAGAACTCTCAGCAGATATTGTATACTCCGAAACCTCAAAAGTGATAAAAAACTATAAACTTAAAAAAGGTCAGCAAATTTTAGATAAGAAGATAGAACTATTTTATGGTGAGCATGAAATTAAACTATATCAAGTTCAGGAAGATGACTTTTTTGTAGGCTCAGAAGTTCGAACTGACCTTGCCCAACAAGAGTTCATTGTTGGAGATCCGATAATTGTAAAAACGAAAAGCAAAATATTGAAGTGTAAAAAGTGCCTTTGTGAAGACATAGAGTATGATGTTCAAAACTTTTATCTAAAGGACTTAAGGTTTTCCTCAAAATGGGGGCACTATGTGGCTACGGGGTATTACCTTAAAAGGGATAAATACACAGGACAAGAACGAATATGGTACTTTACGAAACACAACCCATTTGAACTTAGACTACTAAACCAAGAAGATAATCAGTACATATTTGAAATAGTGGATAAAGATCAAGATGGTTTGATCTATGATAAACAAACAACCAACATTAATCCAGTATACGAAGATGGTGATGTTTCTAGGTTCAAACTCATTGATGAGGTAGTTTTAGAAATAATAGAATGAGGTGATAAAAATGGGATTAAATCCTATTTCAGCTTCTGATAGCATTGTAAAAAAATATTTAAGATATATGGAAACAACCTTCTTTATAAACGATAAGGACTATATGAAACAGTTTAAGAAACATATTTCAAAGCCAGAGCATTTTGCCAAAGGGCCATACCTGGATTTTTCAGACTCCTTCGAACTTGGAAAGAGTATTAATGACCTTATGGCAGAAGGTATCCTAAGTGAAGAATTCCAAAAACTGTATATAAACGAACCCAAATTGCTATCAAGAAGTCTTTACAAGCATCAGGAACTAGCCATTAGAAAAATAACTGATGAACTAAACCTAGTAGTTTCCACGGGGACAGGCTCAGGTAAAACAGAATCCTTCTTACTACCAATAGTAAATCATTTAATGAAAGAAAAAGATGATAACAACCTAAGCGCAGGTGTCAGAGCCTTAGTAGTTTATCCAATGAATGCATTGGCAAATGATCAAATGAAAAGAATGCGAGAACTATTCGCAGCCTATCCAGACATAACATTCGGTGCATATACTGGGGAAACTGAAAAAGACGATGTAAAGGGTAAAGCAAAGTATATGGCACTAAATAATGGTCAACAACCTTTACCAAATGAAAAAATCTCAAGAAACCAAATGAAAGATAGTCCTCCTCAAATCCTTATAACGAACTATGCAATGCTAGAATATCTGTTACTTAGGCCACAAGACAACGTATTTTTTCATGGGCCCCATTCAGATAAGTGGAAATACATAGTTTTAGATGAAGCTCACACATATACAGGTGCCACAGGGATAGAGGTCTCAATGTTACTGAGGAGACTAAAGAATACTCTAAGTAATAATAATAAAATTAAGTTCATACTTACTAGTGCAACATTAGGTGATGAAGATGATAATCAAGAAATCTGCGATTTTGCATCACAACTTTGCGCAGGAGCAAAATTTGACACAGAAAGTATAGTAAGGGCATTTAGATATTCCTACTTTAATTCTAAAGGTTCTAAAAAATATCCTAGTGAAATCTACTTGGAGCTTAATAATCTAATAGAAGAAAACGCATCATTAGAAAAATATAAAGAAACCATTACTAAGTTCGACTCTGAATTTACAAGTAAATCCGAAACTGTACCCAATTTCCTCTATGATTTTATTGTTCAAGATAACCTTTACTATGAAGCGAGAAGGGTACTTGTAAATGAGCCAGCTACACTAAGAAATATATCAAATGAACTATCAATAAAAGAAACGGAATTAGTAGCATTTGTAACAGTTGCTAGCAAAGCGGAAAAAGATAATATCATGCTATTAGATGCAAGATACCATATGTTCGTTAGAGCCTTGGAAGGAGCATATTTAACTCTAGGATGCCATAAAGACCTATCCATAATTCCCCGTGAGAAAACATATGTCAATGGACAAGAACATAAAAACTACAAAATTTCGGTTTGCAGATACTGTGGGCAAATATACATAGAGGCAACAATAGAAGGCTCTTTCTTAACCCAGAAAAAGGAAAACGAGGCTACGGAGAAAAACAACTTTTTTATGCTAATTGATGGTCAAAATCATGAATCAACAGACGAAGATATAATAGATACGGAAGAAGAACAAATATACAACCTTTGTGGTAAATGTGGAAAAATTGAAAAGGCAAATGTATTAAGAAGCCAAATGTGTCACTGTGGACAAGCACACGTAGTAAAAGTAAAAGAACCAATAGATAAAAAGAAGACTTTGAAAAAATGTATGAGTTGCGGATTACAAGATACTCAGGGAAGTGTTCTAAGGGGATTTTACTTAGGACAAGAAGCTGCAGCCAGCGTTATAGGGTCCAGTCTTTACGAAGAAATTCCATCTATACATGTGGAAGTGTTGGAACAAACCCATCACTATGAAGATGACTTTTTTGGAAGCCTTACTAGTAGCACAGTAAGCGTAAAAGATGTTATAAATAAACCCACTGCAAAACAGTTATTAGTTTTCTCTGACAGTAGACAAGAAGCTGCTTACTTCGCAAGTTATTTTGACTTCACATACAATAATATTTTGAGAAGAAGATTGTTTATTGAGGCTTTAAAAGAAGTCGGTGAGTATTCAGATGAAAAAGGAATTGAAATAAAAAAGGCAGCTATAAGACTAGCTGCACTTTTAGAACAGCATGATATTGTGGAATCAGAGATATCCCTTAAAGAAGCGTGGAAGACAATACTTTATGAAATTTCCAGCAATGATAGAAATAGCTTGGAAAATCTAGGTCTAGTGTCTTTTGAATACCAAGGATTTGTTGCTCCTCAAATAGGCTTTTATAAAGGGGAAGAAGTCCAAGCCATTCAAAGAGTATTAGCAAATAGCTTTAAGCGAGATTGTATGTTTGACTTTCCCCTTGCTAAAGAAATGCTAAAATCCGATAAAGAATATTACACATACAAAGGCCTCGAATGTACCATGTCATTAACGAAAATAGACAAGAAAAACAACTACTGTAAATCATGGATATCAAACAAGAATTCAAACATTAGAATAAATTATGTTGAAAAAACTACAGGAAATAACAAAAAAGAGATCAATAATTTCTTAGAAGGCGTATGGCAAAGAATCTTTTTGCAACAAAATCAGTTCTATGGAGGCCTAGTAGCAAAAAGGCCAAACGAGTATATAATGGACATCAGTAAATTTAAAATCCGCACCCCATTTACACATAAAATGCAGTGGTATATCTGTGATAAATGTGGCAAAATTACTGTCAACAATATAAAAAACATTTGTTTAGCCTACAGGTGTGAAGGGAAATTAACACTCTGTGATTTTGAAAATGAATTTGCTAACAATCATTATAGAAAACAATATTTAGAACTAGATATTTTCCCGATGAAAGTAAAAGAACATACCGCACAGCTTAGTCCAGAGAGTGCAAAAAAATACCAAGAGATGTTTGTAAAGAAAGATATCAATGTACTAAGCTGCTCTACAACATTTGAAATGGGCGTAGATGTTGGGGAACTAGAAACAGTATTCATGAAAAACATGCCACCTACTCCAGCAAACTATGCACAACGGGCTGGTCGTGCTGGTAGAAGGAAAGATTCAGTGGCATACTCCTTGACATTTTGTAGGCTGTCTTCCCATGACTTAACATACTTCAATTCACCCATAAAGATGATAAGAGGAAAGATATATCCCCCTAAATTCAAGACTGAAAATGAAAAAATAGTAAAAAGACATATTAATGCAGCTATCTTAGCAGCCTTTTGGAGAGCCAATACAGAGCTATTTAAAGATGTAGGAACTTTTTTTGATGACGACACTTACACTTGCTTGCTAGACTTTATAAAGAACCTTCCCGAACTTGTCAAAGACTATATCGAAAAATTTGTACCTAAAGAAGTAGTAAAACAAGTAAAGCTGTGGATAGAAGATCTGGTACATGAAGACGGAATTTTAAACAAAGAATACTTGGTTTATAAAAATGAACTAAAGGAACTACATGACCTAAAAATAGAAGCATTAAGCAAATCAAGTGCTGGTGAATCCATGGGGGACTATATTAAAAGAATAGACTTTTATGTAGAAAAAATAAAAGCTGAAAATATATTGGCATTCCTGTCAAAGAAGAACATTATTCCAAAATATGGATTCCCTGTAGATACTGTTGAGCTGGTAACATCATTTGATAAAGGGTCATTAGCGACTAACTATACGAAAACATCAAAACTAAGGCTACAAAGAGATTTAATGATAGCAATTTCTGAATATGCACCTGGATCTGAAGTAATAGCGGACGGTGACATGTATACAAGTCAATACATCAAAAGGCCAACAGGCCAAAGTAAAGTTTGGCATCAATACGATTTTGGAATATGTCCTGATAAAAAATGTGGCCACCTGAACATAAAAAGGCATATTGCCGAACAAAAAGAGAAATATCTCCAGGATTGTGAAATTTGCAGTGAAAAGGTATATAAAGATAATACCTTTATAATCCCAGAATACGGATTTATCATTAGTCCTAAAGTAGATAAATCAACAACTAAAAAACCAAAGAAAACATACAGAGGCGAGATTTTCTATGTAGGGGATAAAGAAGAAATAATCGAAAATGAGAACAAAGAAATAAAAATAAATAATACTATCATAAAAATCAAATCCACGTCCAATGATGAACTAGTTGTAATAAATACATCTGACTTTTATGTGTGCGATACATGCGGATACGCTAAAGTGGACGAAAAATTTAAAGAGGAGTTCACTAATGACAAAGCAGGTCACAAAAATCCTTACGGAAAACCTTGCAATACCAAAAGGCTATCAAAAAGAACACTAGGTCACAAGTTTAAAACAGATGTAGCCTATATATCAGTAAGAAAATTTCTAGATAAGGAAAAAGCTTTAGCAGTGGTATATTGCCTTCTAGAGGGTATTAGTCAATACCTAGGAATAGAAAGAAATGACATATCAGGAACCCTACATTACAATAAACTTGACTCAGGTAACTGGGAAACGAATTTCATACTTTTTGATACAGTACCAGGTGGAGCAGGTCATGTCAGAAGGATAGGCGAGGCTGACAACATCAAAATAGAAAGAATGCTAAAGAAATCCCTAGAAGTAGTGAAACAGTGCAATTGTGGAGAAGATAGTAACGGAGACTCATCATGCTACAGCTGTCTTTGTAATTACTATAACCAAAAACATCATGATATTATAAAAAGAAAATATGCTATTGAATTTTTAGAGGAATTGCTTGGGTAAGGAGAATTCTGCTAGCACTCGTTATTCAAGAGAAAGAAGCAAATGTACCTGATGTCATAACGCAGGAAGAATTCAGAAGAGCTTCCTGTAAAAGCCCTTAAAGTTAATTTCTATGGAAATAAATCAAAGGTATAATACGAATTTAATTTGTAAAATCGATAAAAATATACCCTGAAGTGTCATTCGGGGTATATTTTATATTATGAGTATAATTTTTAAATAACTATTGGGTATACCATTATATCATTTATGGTTTTAAAAAACCATTGACATTATCGATTGCGTGGTTTATAATAACCATATAATAAATAATGCCTATGAGGAGGGCCTAAGTTGGATAAAAAAATGTATGAAAATCTAAAACATAAGAATTATAATGAAGCTGTGAATGACTTTACGACTATTCTTAGAGAAAAATTATCTACAGAGGATTCTATGCCTATTGTGGTAGCTGCTTCCACACTTGCACTAGTGATGAAGGAACGAGAGACTGAATCGGAGACCATTAGTTATGTAGAAAAGTTCATTGATGATGAAACTACACTATCTTTCTTGAGAAAAGTTCAAAAAGACTATGGCAACCGGATCAAAGACTATTCTAAAAAATATGATAGTGACACTTTGAGAGCTGCTGCACTATTTTCAGAAACTAAACGATTTTCTGAAGGAGATATAAGTTCTACTCCAGAGGGGATATCAAATCTAGCTATATCTTTGCTATCTCTTACGAAAGATGATGTTATGCTAGACCTTGGATCTGGTGTAGCTTCATTCTCAATTCAAGCGGCTGTGAAATCCAATTGTGATATGCTGTATGGAGTTGAAATTAATACTAACAATGTGATAATTGCAAATTTACGCCGGTTTATAACTGGCCTACCTATAAAAATTATTCAAGGTAACATCGTTAGTCAAGATTATAGTGACTTATCCGCCAATAAAGTATTCTCAAATTTCCCATTAGGAATGAGGTTTTCTGCCTTAGAAAAGTATATAGTGAAAAATTCGAAACTCAAAAAGTATTTTAAAGAAGCAAAGAGAACAGTGTCCGGCGATTGGGTATTTGGGATGGCTTCATATCTCAACACGAAAATGCCTGGTAAAGCAGTTGCATTAATGTCCAATGCAGGAACTTGGAATAAACCAGATGAACAATTTAGAAAAAACTTAGTAGAAGGCGGTTTCGTTGAGGGTGTAATTCTACTACCTCCTCGACTTCTATCATCAACTGGGATTCCTCTGACGATGATAGTACTTAGTGAAAATAATAAAGAGATAAAAATGGTTGATGCCACTGAAATATTCACAGCAGGCCGTAGACAAAATTCGTTAGAACCAAATGATGTAGAAACCATTATAAACGCATATCATAACAATACGAAAATTAGCAAAAGATTAAAAAATAATGAAGTTGCTCAGCAAGAGTTTATTCTAAATCCCCAAAGATATATAGGTACAGATAGTGGCTTAGTAGACGGCATCCCTTTGGGAGACCTAACCAAAGCAATTAATCGTGGGGCAATGATTAAATCAAATGAATTAGATGAACTTGTTAGTACAGAAGAAACAAACTATCATTATTTAATGTTACAGAATATCCAAGATGGTGTTGTCGACTCAAACCTACCTAGTTTACAAACTATAGATAAGAAGTATGAAAAGTACTGTATCAATGATAAAAATCTAATTATTTCTAAAATTTCTCCATTCAAAGTAGCGATGGCGCATGTTAATGAAGAACAAGTTATTCTTGCTAATGGAAATTTATATTTTATTGAACTAGATGAACAAAAGGTTAACCCTATTTTCGTTCAAGTTTTTTTGCAAAGTGAAATCGGGATGGCGCAACTTAATCGATTTGCTAAGGGTGCAGCTATGAAAAATATTAGCATTCAAGATTTGAAAATGATTGAAATTCCTAATATTCCAAGAGAAAAGCAAGACTTGATTGCAGAAGAATACGAGAATCTTGAAGATGAATTATTAGTTTTACAGAGGCAAACTGATATTATTCGAGATAGGAAGTCAAAATTGCTTGAGGAGGTGATTTAATGAAAATCACCAATGAAAAACTTCTTGATATTTATAACCGAGGCTTCCTACCGGCTTCATAAAGAAATAAAAAACGCCTACAAAAGTGGTAATATTGAAGATTACTTATCCAGTGTTTGAATGATTGATCTCTTTCCTTGTGAAGAAGAATCTACCCTTTACGATACTTATCCAGACGGCAAAATCTTGATAGTTGGGGATTCGAAAATTAAGGAAAATGATATTTATGGTTGCCTGAAAGAATATGGCATAACGAAAGAAAGAGTAGAGCTACACCTTGGTTATGATGAGGTAAAGAGCTTATCGTTCAATAAAATACAATATAATCCTAATTGGCTGATACTTGTAGGCCCAGTGCCCCATTCAGGAAAAGGGAAGCAGGACAAATCAAGCATTATCACTCAAATAGAGAATACAGATGGTTATCCTAAGGTTATCCGCTTATCTGCTGGGCATGGATTAAAACTTGCAAAAGCAAGCATTACAAAAGCAGTAAGCTATGAAATTCAAAGAGGGTACCTTGCTGTATAGGACAATTTAACATAATTAATTCTAACATTGCTCCAATATTTGCTGGTCTTAAAAAAAATTCTATGTGACATACATATGCCTCATAAGACGGATATATTTTTACAGTGAAATATGAAGGTTAATAGACTACTAATGTTGAACATTATACAAGGATAGAAAATACTACAAAATTTATTCAACCAAGAACTCGATAAAAAATAAATGGGGGTTATGATTTATGAACACAATGTCACACAACCAAATTGTCAGTTTTATCTGGGGGATCGCAGACGATTGCCTTAGAGATGTATATGTAAGGGGAAAGTACAGAGATGTTATTTTGCCTATGACTGTTATAAGGCGTCTTGATGCTGTACTAGAAGAAACTAAAGAGTCAGTACTTGAAATGAAGAAAAGACTCGATGAGATGAACATTTTAAATCAGACTGATGCCCTTTGTAGTGCTTCAGGGCAAGCTTTTTATAACAGTTCACCTTTTGTTCTTAAAGACTTAAAATCGAGGGTAAAAAACCAGCAGCTTAGGGCGGACTTTATTGAGTACTTAGATGGATTTTCCCCAAATGTACAGGAAATTCTTGAGAAATTTAAATTTAGAAACCAAATAGACACCATGATTGAAGCCGATATACTTGGTGCGGTTATCGAAAAGTTCGTTTCACCAACCATTAACTTAAGTCCAAAACCAGTCCTTAATGATCAGGGTGAGGTTAGATTATCTGGCTTAGATAACCATACAATGGGTGTGATTTTCGAGGAGTTAATTCGTAAATTCAATGAAGAGAACAACGAGGAAGCTGGGGAACACTTTACACCACGGGATGTTGTGGAACTTATGGCAGATGTTATCTTTATGCCTATTAAAGACAAGATAACGGACGGAACATATCTATGTTATGACGGTGCCAGCGGTACAGGTGGTATGCTAACGATAGCTGATGAAAGGCTAACTCACCTAGCAGAGAAAAATAACATACAAGTATCAATACATTTATATGGGCAAGAGATTAACCCAGAAACCTACGCCATCGCTAAAGCAGATTTACTGTTAAAAGGGGATGGAACGGAAGCTGAGAATATTAAATATGGTTCAACACTATCTAATGACGGAAATGCTACTATGGAATTTGACTTTATGTTGTCAAACCCTCCTTACGGTAAGTCATGGAAAACCGATGCAGAAAGGCTTGGGGGTAAAAGTGACATAACGGACCCAAGATTTATAGTTAATTTTAAAGATGAACCTGAGTTTAAAATGATACCAAGGGTAAATGATGGACAAATGCTTTTCCTAGCAAACAATATTGCTAAAATGAAGCATAGCACCGAACTGGGAAGTAGAATAGCAGAAGTTCACAATGGTTCTTCAATTTTCACTGGCGATGCAGGTCAAGGTGAAAGTAATCTCAGAAGATACATCATAGAAAGTGACTATCTAGAAGCCATCATCGCACTACCGGAAAATATGTTTTACAATACCGGAATAGCAACCTACATATGGGTTCTTTCCAACAGAAAAGAAGAGAAAAGAAAAGGTAAAGTCCAACTTATTGACGCAACAAGTCTAAAGTCTCCTCTAAGGAAAAACTTAGGAGATAAAAATTGTGAATTAACGAAAGAGATTAGAAAACAGATAATGGACATCTACCTAAGGTTTGAGGAAAATGAGTATAGCAAAATATTCAACAATGAAGAGTTTGGATATTGGAAGATAACTGTAAATAGGCCGTTGAGATTGAAGGTTGAAATAACTCACGAAAAACTAGATAAATTTAAGCAATTTGCAGATAAGGCTAAAGATAAAGTAGTTTATGATATAA comes from Alkalicella caledoniensis and encodes:
- a CDS encoding N-6 DNA methylase, with translation MDKKMYENLKHKNYNEAVNDFTTILREKLSTEDSMPIVVAASTLALVMKERETESETISYVEKFIDDETTLSFLRKVQKDYGNRIKDYSKKYDSDTLRAAALFSETKRFSEGDISSTPEGISNLAISLLSLTKDDVMLDLGSGVASFSIQAAVKSNCDMLYGVEINTNNVIIANLRRFITGLPIKIIQGNIVSQDYSDLSANKVFSNFPLGMRFSALEKYIVKNSKLKKYFKEAKRTVSGDWVFGMASYLNTKMPGKAVALMSNAGTWNKPDEQFRKNLVEGGFVEGVILLPPRLLSSTGIPLTMIVLSENNKEIKMVDATEIFTAGRRQNSLEPNDVETIINAYHNNTKISKRLKNNEVAQQEFILNPQRYIGTDSGLVDGIPLGDLTKAINRGAMIKSNELDELVSTEETNYHYLMLQNIQDGVVDSNLPSLQTIDKKYEKYCINDKNLIISKISPFKVAMAHVNEEQVILANGNLYFIELDEQKVNPIFVQVFLQSEIGMAQLNRFAKGAAMKNISIQDLKMIEIPNIPREKQDLIAEEYENLEDELLVLQRQTDIIRDRKSKLLEEVI
- a CDS encoding type I restriction-modification system subunit M, with amino-acid sequence MNTMSHNQIVSFIWGIADDCLRDVYVRGKYRDVILPMTVIRRLDAVLEETKESVLEMKKRLDEMNILNQTDALCSASGQAFYNSSPFVLKDLKSRVKNQQLRADFIEYLDGFSPNVQEILEKFKFRNQIDTMIEADILGAVIEKFVSPTINLSPKPVLNDQGEVRLSGLDNHTMGVIFEELIRKFNEENNEEAGEHFTPRDVVELMADVIFMPIKDKITDGTYLCYDGASGTGGMLTIADERLTHLAEKNNIQVSIHLYGQEINPETYAIAKADLLLKGDGTEAENIKYGSTLSNDGNATMEFDFMLSNPPYGKSWKTDAERLGGKSDITDPRFIVNFKDEPEFKMIPRVNDGQMLFLANNIAKMKHSTELGSRIAEVHNGSSIFTGDAGQGESNLRRYIIESDYLEAIIALPENMFYNTGIATYIWVLSNRKEEKRKGKVQLIDATSLKSPLRKNLGDKNCELTKEIRKQIMDIYLRFEENEYSKIFNNEEFGYWKITVNRPLRLKVEITHEKLDKFKQFADKAKDKVVYDIMAELYKQADKDYFIDYKEFEQLLKKVVKSKGEKLPAKRLKMIREFFTSKDENAERLISKVLKNEDIDELNGKFKLQNTIVEFETDKELEDTEQIPLRYEGGIETFFKNEVLPYAPDAWVDHGKTQIGYEISFTKYFYKSVQLRSLDDIMADIKALEEETEGLLEEIIGG